In Alteromonas mediterranea DE, a single genomic region encodes these proteins:
- the cas1e gene encoding type I-E CRISPR-associated endonuclease Cas1e, translated as MAFIPLKPIPIKDRNSMIFVGMGRIDVKDGAFVVIDEVNGERMHIPVGSVVCIMLEPGTRVSHAAIKLAAQVGTLLIWVGEAGVRLYAAGQPGGARSDKLLYQAKLALDENLRLKVVRKMFELRFGEPAPERRSVDQLRGIEGARVRKTYELLAKQYSVEWRGRKYDPKDWDKGDVVNQCISAATSCLYGVTEAAILAAGYAPAIGFIHSGKPLSFVYDMADIVKFESVVPEAFKIASKRPRSPDREVRVACRNIFRETKLLNRLIPLIEDVLSAGEITPPEPPRDSQPPVIPEPKNIGNEGHRTG; from the coding sequence ATGGCATTTATTCCACTTAAACCTATTCCTATTAAAGATCGCAATTCTATGATTTTCGTTGGGATGGGGCGAATCGACGTCAAAGATGGTGCGTTTGTGGTAATCGATGAGGTCAATGGCGAGCGCATGCACATTCCCGTGGGTTCGGTTGTATGCATAATGCTTGAGCCTGGCACTCGGGTATCTCATGCTGCGATAAAACTGGCAGCGCAAGTTGGTACTCTGTTAATTTGGGTCGGTGAAGCTGGGGTGAGGCTGTATGCCGCAGGTCAACCCGGTGGCGCACGGTCAGACAAATTGTTGTATCAAGCCAAACTGGCACTTGATGAGAACTTGCGATTGAAAGTGGTTCGTAAAATGTTTGAGCTACGATTTGGAGAACCTGCCCCAGAAAGACGAAGTGTAGATCAACTGCGCGGTATTGAAGGAGCACGCGTGCGTAAAACCTATGAACTGCTTGCTAAGCAGTATAGTGTTGAATGGCGAGGCCGAAAGTACGACCCCAAAGATTGGGATAAAGGCGATGTCGTTAATCAATGCATTAGCGCAGCCACGTCTTGTTTATATGGCGTAACCGAAGCAGCAATATTAGCCGCAGGGTACGCCCCTGCGATTGGGTTTATTCATTCAGGTAAGCCATTGTCATTCGTTTATGACATGGCTGATATAGTAAAATTCGAATCCGTAGTACCAGAAGCATTCAAAATAGCCTCGAAACGGCCTCGCAGTCCTGATAGAGAAGTGCGCGTTGCTTGCCGCAATATTTTCCGAGAAACCAAACTATTAAACCGCCTTATTCCTTTAATTGAAGACGTCTTGAGTGCTGGAGAGATAACTCCTCCTGAGCCCCCTAGGGATAGTCAACCACCGGTTATACCAGAGCCTAAGAATATCGGAAACGAAGGGCACAGAACGGGATAA
- the cas2e gene encoding type I-E CRISPR-associated endoribonuclease Cas2e, producing the protein MTMLTVVTEAVPPRLRGRLAVWLLEVRAGVYVGNVSRRVREMIWYQITELADEGNAVMAWATNNESGFEFQTFGENRREPIDVDGLRLVRFLPIDSDQNS; encoded by the coding sequence ATGACAATGTTAACTGTGGTGACAGAAGCTGTGCCCCCTAGATTGAGAGGACGGCTTGCTGTTTGGTTATTAGAAGTTAGAGCTGGTGTATACGTTGGGAATGTTTCAAGGCGAGTTCGCGAAATGATTTGGTATCAGATAACCGAGTTGGCTGATGAAGGAAATGCAGTAATGGCATGGGCAACCAATAATGAATCTGGCTTTGAATTTCAGACTTTCGGTGAAAATAGACGAGAACCTATTGACGTTGATGGACTAAGATTGGTCCGATTTTTACCTATTGATTCTGACCAAAATTCATAA
- the cas6e gene encoding type I-E CRISPR-associated protein Cas6/Cse3/CasE, which yields MFLSKVTMVSSPQTAQELAKLQRNGVYASHQLIWQLFSNVTERSFLYREEMGITGMPEFYVLSKTEPQASLPIFSCVTKVFEPKLKKGQRLSFKLRVNPTVCVKGEDGKQRRHDVMMQAKYNVKDELPDAQTLKMHMEQAAINWLNNEKRLDEWGITLDFQPSIDGYTQHKVQKKRHQIQFSSVDYQGMLTVQDPLKFINQYAKGFGRAKGMGCGLMMIKRA from the coding sequence ATGTTTTTATCAAAAGTCACAATGGTATCGAGCCCGCAAACAGCCCAAGAATTAGCAAAGCTTCAACGCAACGGAGTTTACGCATCACACCAGTTAATATGGCAGTTATTTTCAAATGTTACAGAAAGATCTTTTCTGTATCGGGAAGAAATGGGTATAACGGGCATGCCGGAATTTTATGTTTTATCCAAAACTGAACCGCAAGCAAGCCTACCTATCTTTTCGTGTGTAACCAAAGTATTTGAGCCTAAATTAAAAAAAGGGCAACGGCTGTCATTCAAGCTGAGAGTTAATCCTACCGTTTGTGTAAAAGGTGAGGATGGAAAGCAGCGCCGCCATGATGTGATGATGCAGGCGAAGTATAACGTTAAAGACGAATTACCGGATGCACAAACGCTCAAGATGCATATGGAACAGGCTGCGATTAATTGGTTAAATAACGAGAAAAGGTTGGATGAATGGGGGATTACTCTGGATTTCCAACCGTCCATTGATGGCTATACCCAGCACAAGGTTCAGAAAAAACGTCATCAGATACAGTTTTCAAGCGTTGATTATCAGGGCATGTTAACAGTTCAAGACCCACTAAAATTCATTAATCAATACGCCAAGGGATTTGGCAGAGCCAAAGGAATGGGCTGCGGATTAATGATGATTAAACGAGCGTAA
- a CDS encoding CRISPR-associated helicase/endonuclease Cas3 encodes MDKELPPYFRYWGKAKKDSEQSGADYHLLPYHCLDVAAVCYEWLDTDTKLAGELSDYLAIPRDQFKSLMSFFMAMHDLGKFASAFQALYSSDSTKLILTNSRKSYDGSHYRHDRLGTWFWRKLRQQICERCTEGHGLNRRQLKYLTKPLNIIMDCMLGHHGVPVELDEPGIEGFTESQNLSASEAFTLDLITLFQPEFTEVMIQNDSDWLVKLKQVSWHIAGIAVLCDWIGSDQADFPYVSDEMPLDIYWQTAKKQAKRALESKQLIRSFNVAPFLSVENSFGFSPTPLQSWAEKVEITDTPQLFILEDVTGAGKTEAALTLAHRLMEKGVASGFYFGLPTMATSNAMYKRVTEHYLSMYESVAKKPSIVLAHGAREMNPLFQQTVITSGKDNSDYNAEDKTALAECHRWLADSRKKALLAPVGVGTIDQALLAVLPKRHQSLRLLGLHNKVLVFDEVHAADEYMFELLEGLLKLHLHQGGSVILLTATLPLKQRKKLVEIWQVATGSEVILPKKTSFSDFPLATHVAPGTKNPVQEHTMPSREAVSRAVTVTFLHDEASCIERIINTIESGVCVVWVRNSVDDALAAYSTLSTQMSNPDDCILFHSRFTLNDRNLIEAKVLNVFGKHADAGSRAGKVLIATQVFQESLDADCDLMISDICPIDDLIQRAGRLHRHSRDKQGKFTPGKPDQRGQPELIVHAPHWSDKPGEDWVRQDFRNTSYVYPSAGRLWLGMRELLKLGTMRMPENARQLIEAVYSDEGREQIPASLIAQEQRVMGDERARENQAFARKLNWETGYQITNRGRWEEDEVEINTRLSEREEVQIVLLKVDAQERLTFWCEHKQHAIQLSTLKLAKNKYADNLSPVPEKYQEQLDKLIAKYPVLKFKQCWIPEQDERFGYSPVSGFYQKIIKEEL; translated from the coding sequence ATGGATAAGGAACTACCTCCTTATTTTAGATATTGGGGTAAAGCTAAAAAAGACAGTGAGCAGTCGGGCGCAGATTATCACCTCTTGCCTTACCATTGTTTGGATGTGGCGGCTGTGTGTTATGAGTGGCTTGACACTGATACCAAGCTTGCTGGTGAATTAAGCGATTATTTGGCAATACCTCGAGATCAATTTAAATCCCTGATGAGCTTTTTTATGGCGATGCATGATCTGGGGAAATTTGCTTCTGCCTTTCAGGCTTTGTATTCAAGCGATTCAACAAAACTCATCTTGACCAATAGTCGAAAGAGCTACGACGGTTCGCATTATCGCCATGATAGGCTGGGTACCTGGTTTTGGCGAAAACTGCGCCAACAAATCTGTGAACGATGTACAGAAGGCCACGGATTAAATAGAAGACAGCTAAAGTATTTAACAAAGCCCTTAAATATCATCATGGATTGTATGTTGGGGCATCATGGTGTGCCGGTAGAGCTTGATGAACCGGGAATTGAAGGATTTACGGAAAGCCAAAATCTTAGTGCTTCAGAAGCATTTACTTTAGATCTAATCACACTGTTTCAACCAGAGTTTACCGAGGTCATGATCCAAAATGACTCAGACTGGCTTGTAAAACTAAAGCAAGTCAGCTGGCACATTGCAGGTATAGCAGTGCTGTGTGACTGGATAGGCTCAGATCAAGCCGACTTTCCTTATGTTTCAGACGAAATGCCGTTAGACATTTATTGGCAAACGGCCAAAAAGCAAGCCAAGAGGGCACTTGAAAGCAAGCAACTCATTCGGTCATTCAACGTTGCGCCATTCCTTTCGGTTGAGAATAGCTTTGGCTTTAGTCCAACACCTTTACAGAGTTGGGCTGAGAAAGTAGAGATCACAGATACTCCACAGCTATTCATACTCGAAGACGTGACAGGGGCGGGTAAAACAGAAGCAGCGCTCACATTAGCTCACCGGCTTATGGAAAAAGGTGTGGCGAGCGGCTTCTATTTTGGGTTACCCACAATGGCTACGTCCAATGCTATGTATAAACGGGTGACCGAACATTACCTTAGTATGTATGAATCAGTGGCAAAAAAGCCCAGTATTGTGTTGGCTCATGGCGCTCGAGAGATGAACCCGCTCTTTCAGCAAACGGTTATTACCTCAGGCAAAGATAACTCTGATTACAACGCAGAAGACAAAACCGCACTCGCAGAATGTCATAGATGGCTAGCCGACTCTCGAAAAAAAGCGCTGCTTGCGCCGGTAGGTGTCGGCACTATCGATCAGGCACTACTGGCGGTGCTACCCAAAAGACATCAATCACTAAGGCTTTTAGGGTTACACAATAAGGTGCTGGTTTTCGATGAGGTCCATGCAGCAGACGAATACATGTTTGAACTGCTGGAAGGATTACTAAAACTGCATTTACATCAAGGCGGTAGCGTTATTTTATTAACGGCCACATTACCCCTCAAACAGCGTAAGAAGCTGGTAGAAATATGGCAAGTGGCAACAGGGAGCGAAGTGATCTTACCCAAGAAAACCAGTTTCTCTGATTTTCCTCTTGCCACTCACGTTGCGCCCGGAACAAAAAATCCAGTTCAAGAACATACGATGCCAAGTCGGGAAGCAGTGAGTAGAGCTGTAACGGTGACCTTTCTCCATGATGAAGCGAGTTGTATTGAGCGCATTATCAACACCATAGAAAGTGGAGTCTGCGTAGTTTGGGTGCGAAATTCTGTTGATGATGCTTTAGCAGCATATTCAACTTTATCTACTCAAATGAGTAACCCCGATGATTGTATTTTATTTCATAGCCGGTTCACCCTAAATGATAGAAATCTTATCGAAGCAAAAGTTTTAAATGTATTCGGAAAGCACGCTGATGCAGGCTCTCGAGCCGGTAAGGTCCTAATAGCGACTCAGGTTTTTCAGGAAAGTTTGGATGCGGACTGTGATCTAATGATTTCTGATATTTGCCCAATTGATGATTTGATTCAGCGAGCCGGACGATTGCACCGGCATTCCCGAGATAAGCAGGGTAAGTTTACACCGGGTAAACCAGATCAGCGGGGTCAACCCGAATTAATTGTGCATGCACCACATTGGTCCGATAAGCCGGGTGAAGACTGGGTAAGACAAGACTTCAGAAATACCAGCTATGTATACCCATCGGCCGGCAGACTATGGCTGGGAATGAGAGAGTTGCTGAAATTAGGCACCATGCGCATGCCCGAGAATGCCAGACAGTTAATCGAAGCGGTGTATAGCGATGAAGGGAGAGAGCAAATTCCGGCCAGCTTAATTGCCCAGGAGCAAAGGGTTATGGGCGATGAAAGAGCGAGAGAAAATCAGGCATTTGCCAGAAAGCTCAACTGGGAAACGGGATATCAAATAACAAACCGTGGGCGCTGGGAAGAAGATGAGGTTGAAATTAATACCCGGCTCAGTGAGCGGGAAGAAGTGCAGATTGTGCTATTAAAAGTAGATGCGCAGGAACGGTTAACTTTTTGGTGCGAGCATAAACAGCATGCAATACAGTTAAGTACGCTGAAACTCGCAAAAAATAAGTACGCAGACAATTTAAGCCCAGTGCCGGAAAAATATCAGGAGCAATTGGATAAATTGATCGCGAAATACCCAGTGCTTAAATTCAAACAATGTTGGATACCAGAACAGGATGAACGCTTTGGTTACTCTCCAGTCTCTGGTTTTTATCAAAAAATCATCAAGGAAGAGTTATGA
- the casB gene encoding type I-E CRISPR-associated protein Cse2/CasB has product MNKELLQRGVSTALRWWKSMYASASELKKEGIQAAPTAWKAELKRAESIDAVLLSQGFRALWLSLSSDITEGSDKQVSENMLCWAAVAGALVSVSDNHTESFAKLAGRKGDGDKPVVSELRFAQLQQAQAPEEFLRRIRRILKQLKGKASVTQLAKDTCCWYQELTSNYPREADKRIAVRWAMDYYQAN; this is encoded by the coding sequence ATGAATAAAGAGCTACTTCAACGCGGGGTATCAACGGCACTTCGCTGGTGGAAATCTATGTATGCTAGCGCGAGTGAATTGAAAAAAGAGGGGATCCAGGCTGCTCCCACTGCATGGAAAGCCGAATTAAAAAGAGCTGAATCTATTGATGCGGTGTTGCTCTCACAAGGATTCAGAGCGCTTTGGTTATCGTTAAGTAGTGATATAACTGAAGGCAGTGACAAGCAAGTTAGCGAAAACATGCTTTGTTGGGCAGCGGTTGCCGGCGCTCTTGTTTCTGTGTCAGACAACCATACTGAAAGCTTTGCTAAATTAGCCGGGAGAAAGGGCGATGGGGATAAACCTGTGGTGAGTGAATTGCGTTTCGCTCAATTGCAACAGGCGCAAGCGCCAGAAGAGTTTTTACGTCGAATTAGGCGAATTTTAAAACAACTAAAAGGCAAAGCATCAGTAACGCAGTTAGCCAAAGATACCTGTTGTTGGTACCAGGAACTAACGTCAAATTATCCCCGAGAAGCTGACAAACGCATTGCGGTACGTTGGGCAATGGATTACTACCAGGCAAATTAA
- the cas7e gene encoding type I-E CRISPR-associated protein Cas7/Cse4/CasC — translation MSKFIQLHLLTSYAPSNLNRDDLGRPKTAKMGGFDRLRVSSQSLKRNWRVSELFEEAMSGEIGVRTKKLGEEVFNIMIAGGVKEKQATTWASAIAGVFGKVKKDKPLEIEQLAHISTAEKLAVLALAELLCNEQRDPSSEELKLLKADRTSVDIALFGRMLASSPEFNVEAACQVAHSISVHKVLVEDDYFTAVDDLNDGKTDAGSAHIGEANFAAALFYSYICINKSQLVENLGGNEALADNAIKALTEAAVKVSPKGKQNSFASRAYASYVMAEVGEQQPRSLSVAYLRPVHDDDMADAAITAIEKQAANFDAVYGKCADARYTINAVKGEGTLNELLDFVAK, via the coding sequence ATGAGCAAATTTATTCAACTTCACTTACTGACTTCATACGCACCCTCAAACTTAAACCGTGACGATCTCGGACGACCCAAAACAGCTAAAATGGGCGGGTTTGATCGATTACGTGTGAGCTCACAAAGTTTAAAGAGAAACTGGCGCGTTTCTGAGTTATTTGAAGAAGCCATGTCCGGTGAAATAGGCGTTCGCACCAAAAAGCTCGGTGAAGAGGTATTTAACATCATGATTGCTGGCGGCGTAAAAGAGAAGCAAGCAACGACCTGGGCTTCAGCTATTGCCGGAGTTTTTGGCAAAGTTAAAAAAGACAAGCCTTTAGAAATTGAGCAACTTGCACATATCAGTACAGCTGAAAAACTAGCTGTTTTGGCACTGGCAGAGCTACTTTGCAATGAACAGCGAGATCCAAGCTCTGAAGAATTGAAATTGTTAAAAGCAGACCGGACGTCTGTCGACATCGCCCTATTCGGCAGAATGTTGGCATCCAGCCCTGAGTTTAATGTCGAAGCGGCGTGTCAGGTTGCCCATTCAATCAGCGTTCATAAAGTGCTGGTAGAAGATGATTATTTTACCGCCGTTGACGATTTGAACGATGGTAAAACAGATGCTGGCTCAGCCCACATTGGTGAAGCAAACTTTGCGGCGGCGTTGTTTTATAGCTACATCTGCATTAACAAATCTCAACTAGTCGAAAACCTTGGTGGTAACGAAGCCTTGGCCGACAACGCCATAAAAGCATTGACCGAAGCTGCGGTAAAAGTCTCTCCCAAAGGCAAGCAAAACAGTTTCGCATCACGCGCGTATGCCAGTTATGTCATGGCTGAAGTTGGTGAACAACAACCACGGTCATTGTCAGTAGCATATCTTAGGCCGGTTCATGACGACGATATGGCTGATGCGGCGATTACTGCAATAGAAAAACAAGCGGCGAATTTTGATGCGGTTTACGGCAAGTGTGCGGATGCGCGTTACACAATTAACGCTGTGAAAGGTGAAGGTACGTTAAACGAACTATTAGATTTCGTTGCAAAGTAA
- a CDS encoding KilA-N domain-containing protein produces MKPKLQALEQTIGTMTQEGVEYICITDIARFKNKDRTGVIIGNWLRNRNTIEFLGIWEQLNKSLFKVIQFDDFKKEGGLNSFTLTPKQWIEKTNAIGLISKAGRYGGTYAQKDIAFEFASWISVEFKLYLIKEFQRLKEQEFEQLGWDIRRNLAKVNYLIHTDAVKEHLIPETLNNQQIACVYATEADLLNVALFGVTAKQWRDKNPQLSGNMRDHANIHQLVCSANMESMNAYFIQQGIKQSERIVKLNQLAIQQMQVLIAANTSKNPLLKE; encoded by the coding sequence ATGAAACCCAAACTGCAAGCTCTTGAACAAACAATCGGAACCATGACCCAGGAAGGCGTGGAGTATATTTGTATTACAGATATTGCCCGGTTCAAAAATAAAGACCGAACCGGTGTGATAATCGGTAATTGGTTGCGGAACAGAAATACCATCGAGTTTTTAGGTATTTGGGAGCAACTCAATAAATCTCTTTTTAAAGTCATCCAATTCGATGACTTTAAAAAAGAAGGAGGGTTGAATAGTTTCACACTAACGCCCAAACAGTGGATAGAGAAAACCAATGCGATTGGACTCATTTCAAAGGCCGGTCGCTATGGAGGTACCTACGCACAAAAAGATATTGCTTTTGAGTTTGCCAGCTGGATTTCTGTTGAGTTTAAACTCTATTTGATTAAAGAGTTCCAACGTTTAAAAGAACAAGAGTTCGAACAACTTGGCTGGGATATTCGACGTAATCTCGCAAAAGTGAATTACCTGATCCATACCGATGCGGTAAAAGAGCACCTCATTCCGGAAACGCTAAATAACCAACAAATAGCCTGTGTATACGCCACCGAAGCAGATCTGCTAAATGTTGCACTTTTTGGTGTTACGGCTAAGCAATGGCGCGATAAAAACCCTCAGCTCAGCGGCAATATGCGCGATCACGCCAACATTCATCAACTTGTTTGTTCAGCTAATATGGAATCCATGAATGCCTATTTTATTCAGCAGGGCATTAAGCAATCAGAGAGGATTGTAAAACTGAACCAATTAGCCATTCAGCAAATGCAGGTCCTGATTGCAGCAAATACCTCCAAAAATCCATTATTAAAGGAGTAA
- a CDS encoding WYL domain-containing protein: protein MEDKAESKYFWLIELLAYWQGKVNSKDLIDAFFISATQAKKYLSAYNSLYPSQLIYNRSVKAHQTQTEFNAQFISTDVAEYLDWLNGYRAKTSSSNQSSISTELKIPSRRVSPQVMRGLIGAIKQRRRVDVEYLSLNTSSFEDRVIQPHSLVKTGLRWHLRGYCEYRSEFRDFVLSRFRGTPLLMDQATFFEKDDPGWNTEIFLRIQPDPRFSKAQSAVIEQDYQMKNGELLIKIKPALAQYLIQEMRVRTEFLAKTPQQQQLVLVNESDVKEWLFGN, encoded by the coding sequence ATGGAAGACAAAGCGGAATCGAAGTATTTTTGGCTAATTGAACTGCTTGCGTATTGGCAAGGAAAAGTAAATAGTAAAGATCTTATTGATGCATTTTTTATAAGTGCTACACAGGCCAAGAAATATTTATCAGCTTACAATTCCCTTTATCCCTCACAGCTAATCTACAACCGTAGTGTGAAAGCGCATCAAACACAGACTGAATTCAACGCCCAATTTATATCTACTGATGTTGCCGAGTATTTAGATTGGCTAAACGGCTATCGCGCTAAAACGAGTAGCTCAAATCAATCTTCAATATCGACTGAATTGAAGATCCCTTCAAGGCGAGTAAGCCCCCAGGTAATGCGAGGGCTCATAGGTGCAATTAAACAACGGAGGCGCGTTGACGTTGAATACTTGTCACTGAACACGTCTTCGTTTGAAGATCGAGTAATTCAGCCTCATTCTCTCGTTAAAACTGGTTTACGTTGGCACTTGAGAGGGTATTGTGAGTATCGCTCTGAATTTCGTGATTTTGTATTAAGCCGTTTCCGCGGCACACCGTTGTTAATGGATCAAGCCACATTTTTTGAAAAAGATGATCCAGGTTGGAATACAGAAATCTTTTTGCGAATACAGCCCGATCCAAGGTTCTCAAAAGCGCAAAGCGCTGTTATTGAGCAAGACTATCAGATGAAGAACGGCGAATTACTGATTAAGATAAAGCCCGCATTAGCCCAATACTTGATTCAAGAAATGCGCGTAAGAACCGAGTTTCTAGCGAAAACACCTCAACAGCAGCAGCTTGTACTGGTAAACGAAAGCGACGTAAAAGAATGGCTATTCGGTAACTAG
- the casA gene encoding type I-E CRISPR-associated protein Cse1/CasA, which translates to MNLLKEPWLLFNVQQPDGSIAEKTLPITAIAKPEVIDFALPRADFQGAAYQFAIGLLQTCFAPDDEFEWKDNYLEPPTEDALRPAFSKAEHAFNATGDGPLFMQDFDSLDEAKPTSVSGLLIEAPGGNGLKLNTDHFVKRGIGEVMSLPMAVLALFTLQINAPAGGQGHRTGLRGGGPLTTLVMPQNENSPLWQKLWLNVAPNDERYSAPDLHSDTVFPWLGKTRVSAKKGSETYQKDVHPLHMFWSMPRRIRLIVEDVAGECSLTGKSCSQLVKLYKTQNYGANYAGSWSHPLTPYKRDLKKPDQEDLSIKGQPGGITYKIWDVLTLTGSPDGGKTQQMCASVVRSFNHLVNDDILEDVTAQARLWVFGYDMDNMKARGWYSETMPLFQVPSAKQQHILDYIKQLQTIANDALWHCRSQIKSAWFDKPGDAKGDFSFIETAFWQQTQSAFFAAVQQLMSSDSLYLTSMEAKQWLSTLRNVALSLFDEYALSELGSERTMEKRIGARKNLLKGLYSKSFKKFETEHQIEPNKEAN; encoded by the coding sequence ATGAACCTACTCAAAGAGCCTTGGCTGTTGTTTAACGTGCAACAACCAGATGGAAGCATCGCTGAAAAAACGTTGCCGATAACCGCCATTGCAAAACCAGAAGTCATCGACTTTGCACTACCAAGGGCTGATTTTCAGGGCGCAGCCTATCAGTTTGCGATTGGGCTATTGCAAACCTGTTTCGCGCCTGATGATGAGTTCGAATGGAAAGATAACTATCTTGAACCACCAACAGAAGATGCCCTTCGGCCAGCTTTTTCCAAAGCAGAACATGCATTCAATGCCACAGGTGATGGCCCGCTTTTCATGCAAGACTTTGATAGTTTGGATGAGGCAAAGCCAACCTCAGTTTCGGGGTTACTCATCGAAGCGCCAGGTGGAAATGGCTTAAAGCTGAATACCGATCACTTTGTTAAAAGAGGGATTGGTGAAGTTATGTCTTTGCCTATGGCGGTTTTGGCGCTTTTTACTCTCCAGATAAATGCTCCTGCTGGTGGGCAGGGACATCGTACCGGACTTCGTGGTGGTGGCCCGCTTACTACCTTGGTAATGCCACAAAATGAAAACTCCCCGCTCTGGCAAAAACTGTGGTTAAACGTTGCGCCTAATGATGAACGTTACTCCGCCCCAGATTTACACAGTGACACTGTGTTCCCATGGTTAGGTAAAACTCGAGTCAGTGCAAAGAAGGGGAGCGAAACTTATCAGAAAGATGTGCACCCGCTACATATGTTCTGGTCGATGCCAAGACGCATAAGACTGATAGTCGAAGATGTTGCTGGCGAATGCAGTCTTACCGGAAAGTCTTGTAGCCAGCTGGTGAAACTCTATAAGACTCAGAATTATGGTGCCAATTATGCTGGCTCGTGGTCACACCCCCTTACACCGTATAAGCGTGACTTAAAAAAGCCGGACCAGGAAGATTTGTCTATAAAAGGTCAACCTGGCGGCATTACCTATAAGATCTGGGACGTACTCACACTGACGGGCTCACCCGATGGCGGCAAAACCCAGCAGATGTGTGCAAGTGTAGTTCGTTCTTTTAATCATCTGGTCAACGATGACATTTTAGAGGATGTAACGGCACAAGCCAGACTATGGGTTTTTGGCTACGACATGGACAACATGAAAGCACGTGGTTGGTACTCAGAAACCATGCCGCTTTTTCAGGTTCCATCGGCTAAGCAACAACACATTCTTGACTACATTAAACAACTTCAGACTATCGCTAATGATGCCCTTTGGCATTGTCGCAGCCAGATAAAATCGGCGTGGTTTGATAAACCCGGTGATGCAAAAGGGGATTTTAGTTTTATTGAAACCGCCTTTTGGCAACAAACTCAATCTGCGTTCTTCGCGGCCGTGCAGCAGTTGATGAGTAGTGATTCCCTGTACTTAACCTCAATGGAAGCAAAACAGTGGCTGTCCACTCTTAGGAATGTTGCGTTGTCTTTATTCGATGAATATGCGCTATCTGAACTGGGTTCTGAACGCACTATGGAGAAGCGAATTGGAGCAAGAAAAAACCTGTTAAAAGGGCTGTATTCAAAATCATTCAAAAAATTTGAAACGGAGCACCAAATTGAGCCGAATAAGGAGGCCAACTAA
- the cas5e gene encoding type I-E CRISPR-associated protein Cas5/CasD, with product MKEYLVFRLYGPMASWGVPAVGGDRATAIAPTRSALLGLLGAALGITTDNAEKLEALQQSVSFGVKQCVPSSILRDYHTAQVPSEKRGVTHLTRKSELSEAKLNTVLSSRDYRCDGVWVVAVWLRANPQVALSAIKAALEKPVFPLYLGRKSCPLSLPLSPKTIETETLQQALDTDFPPVVSEQSDKYWFGANGFVTYFWEGNATEFDDELTQSYQPWDEPVHRGRWQFKKRTMHQLTLREAK from the coding sequence ATGAAAGAATATTTAGTCTTTCGGCTCTACGGTCCAATGGCGAGTTGGGGCGTGCCAGCAGTGGGAGGAGATAGAGCCACGGCCATTGCTCCCACGCGTTCAGCATTATTAGGCTTGCTCGGTGCTGCATTGGGAATTACCACAGATAATGCTGAAAAACTCGAAGCGCTACAGCAAAGTGTTTCGTTTGGCGTGAAGCAATGTGTACCCAGCTCCATATTGCGAGATTATCATACCGCCCAGGTGCCGTCAGAAAAAAGAGGCGTGACCCATTTAACTCGTAAAAGCGAGCTAAGTGAAGCAAAATTAAATACGGTATTATCCAGCCGGGATTACCGCTGTGATGGGGTTTGGGTAGTGGCTGTTTGGTTAAGGGCTAACCCCCAAGTAGCTCTTTCAGCCATAAAGGCCGCGTTGGAAAAACCAGTATTTCCCCTCTACTTAGGGCGTAAATCTTGTCCTCTTAGTTTACCTCTTTCACCAAAGACTATTGAAACTGAGACGTTGCAGCAAGCCTTAGATACCGATTTTCCCCCCGTTGTTTCAGAACAATCAGACAAATATTGGTTTGGTGCTAACGGCTTCGTAACTTATTTTTGGGAGGGCAATGCGACGGAATTCGACGATGAACTCACCCAGTCTTACCAACCTTGGGATGAGCCTGTGCATCGTGGACGCTGGCAGTTTAAAAAGCGAACTATGCATCAATTAACATTGCGGGAGGCTAAATAA